The window AACGGGCGCGTTCTCTTATGTCGATCTCGACGGGAATCTACTGCTGGACGAGGACGTCGTCCCCGTCGAACGGATCCCCACGATCGAACCGACGGGGCCCGGCCACGGAATCGAACCGGACGCGCTTTGCGAACGGTAACCGCCCGTCGCCGCTACGTTTTTAACCGCAGTGAACGCCGAGGGCATCTCACCTCGACCCGTCACTCCCGACCCGTTTCTCGAACGACTCGCGCGCGGCGTCGCTCCCGTTCGCGAGGTAGAACATATCCGCGCCGGCGATCACGAAGTCGACGCCAACGTCGATCCAGCGACGAATGTCCTCGTGGTCAGTCGCGAGCATTCCGACCGGCTTGTCGGCGCCGTGGGCGGCTTCCAGCACCGACTGTAACGCCGATCGGAATCGCTCGTGTTCCCACTCGCCGAAGACGCCCATCGAGGCCGAGAGATCGCCGTGGCCAACGAGGATCCCGTCGACGCCGTCGACCGAAACGATCCCCTCGGCGTTCTCAACGCCGCGTTCGGTCTCTATCTGGACGACTGTCGTCAGCTCCTCGTCCGCGCGCTCGAAGTATTCGCCGAACGTCCGCCCGTAGTCGGAGGCTCGAGCCGGAGCGGCCCCACGAAGGCCGTCGGGCGGATACCGCATCGCCTCAACGGCGGCTTCTGCCTGCTCGGCGGTTTCGATCATCGGAATTACCAGCCCCGCGACCCCCAGGTCGAGAACGCGTTTTATCCGAGTGTGGTCGTTCCACGGGACACGAACGAGCGGCGCGACGTCCTCCTCGACCGAGTCGACCGCTCGAAGCACGTTCTCCAGGGACTCGAGACTCACGGGGGTGTGTTCGGTGTCGATAACCACGAAGTCGAACCCGCGGGCGCAGATCTCCGCGACCGTCGGGTGGCCGATAGAGATCCAGTTCCCGACCGCGTGCGCTCCGGGTTTCGGCAGGTGGCGCGATCCGTCTTCCATACCCTACCCACCCACCGTCCGCATTTGAACGCGGGGAATCCGGAAATTCGGTGCTTGACAAGACGGCAAACCGTCTCGAACCATCCCACGAAGGAATCCTCGTGTTTCAACACGGGGACGATGTCAACCTCCGGCGTCAATAGTCAGTTCCACTCTCGAGAGCGGTAACGATATCGGACAGATCGAAGAGACGGAGGTCATCACGCTTGTCTGCAGCTTCCTCGACGGAGCGTGTAAACCCAGAGCGGCTGAACAAGGCGAATTCATACGTCGGCTCACCACCTCCGGTGGGCGTCCAATCGATGTGTTCCACGTCGTCTTCGAGATCCGCGAGCACGTCATAGCCGAGGGGCGTGTTGGTAAATTTCGCTTCGCCAGCGATCAGCGTTGACTCATCAGTTGGTGCGACGACATCTACCTCCCGACCCTTATGCCACCACTGGCTTGGCACCTGTGTGAGCTGGTAGTCTGCATAGAGCGCCGGCACCGCCTGGTGACAGAGCGATTCGAATGTCTCGCTAACGAAGTCGGGCAATTCCGGCTCGATGAGATCCGCGTAGGCGTTCTCGCCGTAGAGTTCGTACTGCCCCCCGCGACCGTAGACGTCCCCGATAGGTTGCCGTTGCCCGGCCGTTAATACCGCCGTGGCGTGATCGTGAGGTATGCTCACCATAGACGATGTTCTTGGCCTCGAGTGGCCTGGCACACCCGAGTGGTCTGCGGATTCCACATTTCTCGCGGCGACGATGTACGAGGACGACGGCAACGCGTTGCTCGTTACCCAACCAGAGACGGCGGACGACGTAGACGTGGAGCCCTGGCGCGTCCGACCGAAGGGCGGGCACGTCACCGAGTTTGCGTGGTCGCCAACTGACCCCCGCCTCGTCTGTGCGACCGACGACGGACTGACAGCCCTCGTCGATCCGACCGAACGCACCGTCTCTGAACTCGCGCACAGTCCCGATGGGGACGCTTCGCTCACCTGGTCACCCGACGGAACGAGGGTCGCCTTCTACCGCGACGGTCGACCCCGGATCCGTTCGCTCGAGGACGGAACCGAACGCGGCTTCGACGTCCCGGCGCGCGGATCCTATCTCGGCGAATCGCGTGCGT of the Natronosalvus vescus genome contains:
- a CDS encoding HpcH/HpaI aldolase family protein, translating into MEDGSRHLPKPGAHAVGNWISIGHPTVAEICARGFDFVVIDTEHTPVSLESLENVLRAVDSVEEDVAPLVRVPWNDHTRIKRVLDLGVAGLVIPMIETAEQAEAAVEAMRYPPDGLRGAAPARASDYGRTFGEYFERADEELTTVVQIETERGVENAEGIVSVDGVDGILVGHGDLSASMGVFGEWEHERFRSALQSVLEAAHGADKPVGMLATDHEDIRRWIDVGVDFVIAGADMFYLANGSDAARESFEKRVGSDGSR